From the Scomber japonicus isolate fScoJap1 chromosome 8, fScoJap1.pri, whole genome shotgun sequence genome, the window TAGTATAACAGGAGAGGTCAAACCTGTGCTTTTTCTTTCACAGCCAAAATGTCTGACAAACCTGACATGACTGAGATTGCCCGTTTCGACAAGACAAAGCTgaagaagacagagacaaaagaaaaaaaccctctgcCCACCAAAGAGAGTGAGTGTCCCATTGCGTGTTTCTGAAAAGCTTTTTGTCAAACCTTCAAGCCTTTATCCCCTGAAGCAATTTTCCTGTCAGTGCTTACTCATCCCATCCACTGCTGTCAAAAGATTACATGCACTGCAGCAGATAGCAACCTGCTGCAACATCAGCAATCACTGACATACAGCAAATCAAAAAAAGAGCGCCATCCACTCACATGCTCACTACACGAGCCTGCTGAccaacactttatttttctcttcttttccagCCATCGAGCAAGAGAGGAAAGGCGATGCCACACCTTGACTTTTGAGCACATGAAGAAAAGAAGCTGAGATGCCGCAGAaaaaagcactttcttttgatTATCACAGTATTTGAATCTCTTGCTTTGTCTTCAGAAAAGGGTGCTCTTGAGCTCCCGGGGGATGCTATAATGGAATATGGCATCCTTACATGGGGGCTCTCTTACCACATTGGGTGTAAAACGTTATAGCCTGGGTGCCTGTCTTGCACTGTTAGCCTATAGCTAAAATGTCTCCAATATTGCCAAACTAGGGAGTGGTGTGTAGTGATGTAGCACTGAAAGATAGGCAGGCATCCAGGCTAGGAGTGGGGTAGGACGGGATGGGGGTTGTCTACGGACAGGGGAACAATCATAGTCTAATCAT encodes:
- the tmsb2 gene encoding thymosin beta, with protein sequence MSDKPDMTEIARFDKTKLKKTETKEKNPLPTKETIEQERKGDATP